The Clostridia bacterium genome window below encodes:
- a CDS encoding SpoIIE family protein phosphatase, whose protein sequence is MNNTITERKHKSLKLNAEKLFALSGVKGAAATAFGFIAALPIKAIGVSPFAVAAIAVMPRSLAFLCYLGGFFSYMINSFYESAAPVSAMTAMLLFRLLFKGRGKTLSDAYIAPIAVFLSLTVTGILCGDVMVSDLTGSFGWLALSGVAAGSAFVFKNAFELYGRSLFRLKPAELAFAAATVFLMLLPLESVKPLGVSLLATAASAGALVFAVRLNGTESFFASAFFGAAWSVGALKPECFFILPVSVLAARKLFKLGKLPCAAGFIALRFGFNLIFTPVIELLPQMVEVLAASLIMTLIPQRLLTRTSLLAERENSGGSGEYAADKLRETATLFRYLKDSIASVSEEVGKELAPTPDGCVSHVLESLCSGCELTKFCSGVKQNEVRRGIYTYARESVHGKATAASLPRCAHLSEMENMIRRYMLGNDTSSFEIRDLRELSTDVYSIVSDALEDVSAEISAGFETANCQSGAAERVEIFSSSFKNEKEDYSGDNCEYFVRGKYVYVIISDGMGSGKLAAIDSGMTCRLLKRFLLNGLSFATALKLANAALKLKGGEETFATADVCMLDTETGEYRIAKAGAPASYVISENRTRRLYSPTLPVGILNESGCNVISGKLKRSDFLVMLSDGALNNGDEWIDSSDFRNSDVRSICERIVKTGRESYGSSPADDITAVCLKLK, encoded by the coding sequence ATGAACAACACGATTACCGAAAGAAAGCACAAATCACTGAAGCTGAACGCGGAAAAGCTTTTCGCCCTCAGCGGAGTCAAGGGAGCCGCCGCGACAGCCTTCGGATTCATAGCGGCGCTGCCGATAAAAGCGATCGGTGTTTCTCCGTTCGCGGTCGCGGCGATAGCCGTGATGCCGCGAAGCCTTGCGTTCCTTTGTTATCTCGGAGGATTCTTCTCATATATGATCAACTCTTTTTATGAATCGGCGGCTCCGGTCTCCGCGATGACGGCAATGCTGCTGTTCAGACTTCTTTTCAAAGGGAGAGGAAAAACCCTTTCCGACGCCTACATTGCGCCGATAGCGGTCTTTTTATCGCTGACCGTCACAGGTATCCTGTGCGGCGACGTTATGGTGTCGGATCTAACCGGAAGCTTCGGATGGCTCGCGCTTTCGGGAGTCGCCGCAGGCTCGGCGTTCGTTTTCAAAAACGCTTTTGAATTATACGGCAGAAGCCTATTCCGTCTGAAACCGGCGGAGCTTGCTTTCGCGGCCGCGACCGTGTTTTTGATGCTGCTTCCGCTGGAATCGGTCAAACCGCTCGGCGTCAGTCTGCTCGCAACGGCAGCGTCGGCAGGAGCTCTTGTATTCGCCGTCAGGCTGAATGGAACGGAATCGTTTTTTGCGTCGGCTTTTTTCGGCGCGGCGTGGAGCGTAGGCGCATTGAAACCGGAGTGTTTTTTCATACTTCCGGTGAGCGTTCTTGCGGCAAGAAAGCTTTTCAAATTAGGAAAACTCCCGTGCGCGGCAGGATTCATCGCTTTACGGTTCGGCTTTAATCTGATTTTCACGCCGGTAATCGAATTGCTTCCGCAGATGGTTGAAGTCCTTGCCGCATCTCTGATCATGACGCTGATACCTCAAAGACTTCTGACGCGCACATCGCTTCTCGCGGAGCGAGAAAACAGCGGCGGCTCCGGCGAATATGCAGCCGATAAACTCAGAGAGACCGCAACCCTTTTCCGATATTTGAAGGACAGCATCGCAAGCGTTTCTGAGGAAGTCGGCAAAGAGCTCGCCCCGACTCCGGACGGATGCGTCTCACACGTTCTCGAATCGCTGTGCTCCGGTTGCGAACTCACGAAATTCTGCTCAGGCGTTAAGCAAAATGAAGTCAGGAGAGGGATATATACGTACGCACGCGAGTCGGTTCACGGCAAGGCGACCGCGGCGTCACTCCCGAGATGCGCCCATTTGAGCGAAATGGAGAATATGATAAGGCGATATATGCTCGGCAACGACACGTCATCGTTCGAAATACGCGATTTGCGGGAGTTGTCAACCGACGTGTATTCGATTGTTTCCGACGCTTTAGAGGACGTTTCAGCAGAAATCTCAGCGGGATTCGAGACAGCGAATTGCCAATCCGGCGCCGCGGAACGAGTCGAAATATTCAGCTCGTCCTTCAAGAATGAAAAAGAAGACTATTCCGGTGATAACTGCGAATACTTCGTCCGCGGAAAATATGTTTACGTAATCATCAGCGACGGGATGGGTTCCGGCAAACTCGCGGCAATAGACAGCGGCATGACGTGCAGATTACTCAAGCGTTTCTTGTTGAACGGGCTGTCGTTCGCAACAGCACTTAAACTCGCAAACGCAGCGCTGAAACTGAAAGGAGGCGAAGAAACCTTCGCGACCGCGGATGTTTGTATGCTGGACACGGAAACCGGTGAATACAGGATCGCGAAAGCCGGGGCGCCCGCAAGCTACGTCATTTCCGAAAACCGCACCCGGCGCCTCTATTCGCCGACTCTTCCCGTCGGTATACTCAACGAATCCGGCTGCAACGTTATATCAGGCAAACTTAAACGCAGTGACTTCCTCGTCATGCTCTCGGACGGAGCGCTGAACAACGGCGATGAATGGATAGACAGCTCCGATTTTCGCAATTCGGACGTAAGAAGCATCTGCGAAAGAATAGTTAAAACCGGCAGGGAGAGCTATGGCTCCTCACCTGCCGACGACATTACCGCTGTATGCTTGAAGCTGAAATAA
- the rmuC gene encoding DNA recombination protein RmuC: METIAVITLIVACVSCVLSACAFIAAFSGRKKGGDQELKRDIIDELRTTRSELSVQTQTASKNSFETIAELQRSVAQKQDVRISELSTNLIESQRALRQSVANSMSEMNERIRAFSEQNEKKLEGIRASTNESIRLMIEENGKKLDEMRNTVDEKLQKTLEERLQRSFSAVSEQLEKVYQGLGEMKTVAADVGDLKKVLSNVKTRGTLGEYQLGAILEQVLSPEQYDANVATVSGSSDRVEYAIRLPGDGEEFVYLPIDAKFPADIYQQLLDAREKGDADAAEAAGKQLESRIRSEAKSINSKYVSPPATTDFGILFLPFEGLYAEVVQRGLVEVLQRESKIMIAGPTTMAALLNSLQMGFRTLAIKKHTSEVWNALAEVKTEFGKFGSVLKKTQERLDQARGELESLVGTRTRKIQLRLDAMTKLGTSEDAVDFGRAVALIEGDDPAGD, from the coding sequence ATGGAAACTATAGCTGTAATCACTTTAATCGTGGCATGCGTCTCGTGCGTTCTGTCCGCTTGCGCGTTTATCGCCGCGTTTTCCGGAAGAAAGAAGGGTGGCGATCAGGAGCTGAAGCGCGATATTATCGACGAGCTTCGTACAACGCGCAGCGAGCTGTCCGTTCAGACTCAGACCGCGTCGAAAAACAGCTTCGAAACGATCGCCGAGCTTCAGCGCAGCGTTGCGCAGAAGCAGGACGTTCGCATTTCGGAATTATCCACGAATCTGATCGAAAGCCAGCGCGCTCTTCGTCAGTCCGTCGCAAATTCGATGAGCGAGATGAACGAGCGGATACGCGCTTTTTCCGAGCAGAACGAGAAGAAGCTTGAGGGTATTCGCGCTTCCACCAACGAAAGCATAAGGCTCATGATCGAGGAAAACGGCAAGAAGCTCGACGAGATGCGCAACACCGTCGATGAAAAGCTTCAGAAGACTCTTGAGGAGCGTCTTCAGCGTTCCTTCTCCGCGGTGAGCGAACAGCTTGAAAAGGTGTATCAGGGGCTCGGAGAGATGAAGACCGTAGCGGCCGACGTGGGCGATCTGAAGAAGGTGCTTTCCAACGTCAAGACCCGCGGAACGCTTGGAGAGTATCAGCTCGGGGCTATTCTCGAGCAGGTCCTTTCACCCGAGCAGTACGACGCTAACGTCGCGACGGTTAGCGGCAGTTCTGACAGAGTTGAATACGCGATACGCCTCCCCGGCGACGGAGAGGAGTTCGTATATCTGCCTATAGACGCAAAGTTTCCGGCGGATATATACCAGCAGTTGCTCGACGCGCGCGAAAAAGGCGACGCCGATGCCGCCGAAGCTGCGGGAAAACAGCTTGAGAGCCGTATCAGGAGCGAAGCTAAATCGATCAACTCAAAGTATGTTTCTCCGCCCGCAACGACGGATTTCGGCATACTGTTTCTTCCTTTTGAAGGGCTATACGCGGAGGTCGTACAGCGCGGACTTGTCGAGGTGCTTCAGCGTGAAAGCAAGATCATGATTGCCGGTCCGACGACAATGGCGGCTCTGCTCAACAGCCTGCAGATGGGCTTCCGTACGCTGGCGATAAAGAAGCACACCTCGGAGGTTTGGAACGCGCTCGCGGAAGTCAAGACTGAATTCGGCAAATTCGGTTCAGTGCTGAAGAAGACTCAGGAGCGCCTTGATCAGGCGCGCGGCGAGCTTGAAAGCCTCGTCGGAACGCGTACGCGCAAGATACAGCTTCGCCTTGACGCCATGACTAAACTCGGCACGAGCGAAGACGCCGTTGACTTCGGACGCGCGGTCGCGCTTATTGAAGGCGACGATCCTGCGGGTGATTAA
- a CDS encoding UMP kinase → MMKDMYKRVLLKISGEALAGDLGHGLDYETLKHISASIKKVYELGVEVAIVVGGGNFWRGRQHEGMDRTTADHIGMLATTMNALALADAIQEQGVPTRVMTAIEMKSIAEPYIRGRAIRHFDKNRVIVFGAGTGNPFFSTDTAAALRAAEIEADVIMKATNVDGVFNKDPHKFSDAVKIDELTYLDVINQQLGVMDYAAISLCMENKIPIIVFNLNDPDNIFRAVKGEKIGTTVKEF, encoded by the coding sequence CTGATGAAAGATATGTATAAAAGAGTGCTCCTGAAGATCAGCGGTGAGGCGCTGGCGGGGGACCTCGGTCACGGACTTGACTACGAGACTTTGAAACACATTTCCGCGAGCATTAAAAAAGTGTATGAGCTCGGCGTTGAGGTCGCCATCGTAGTCGGCGGAGGTAATTTCTGGCGCGGCAGGCAGCACGAAGGAATGGACAGGACAACGGCCGACCATATCGGCATGCTGGCAACGACGATGAACGCGCTCGCTCTCGCGGACGCGATCCAGGAGCAGGGAGTACCCACGCGCGTAATGACCGCGATCGAAATGAAATCCATAGCCGAGCCGTATATCAGAGGAAGAGCTATAAGACACTTCGATAAAAACCGCGTTATCGTATTCGGCGCCGGTACGGGCAATCCGTTCTTCTCGACCGATACCGCGGCGGCGCTCCGCGCGGCGGAGATTGAAGCCGACGTCATCATGAAGGCCACGAACGTCGACGGAGTATTCAACAAGGATCCGCATAAGTTCTCCGACGCCGTCAAGATCGACGAGCTTACTTATCTCGACGTTATCAATCAGCAGCTCGGAGTTATGGACTACGCGGCGATTTCGCTTTGCATGGAGAATAAGATACCCATTATCGTATTCAACCTTAACGATCCCGACAACATCTTCAGAGCCGTCAAGGGCGAGAAGATAGGAACAACAGTAAAGGAGTTTTAG
- the frr gene encoding ribosome recycling factor — protein sequence MKGTYPEIESKMQKTLSALETEFGTIRAGRANPAVLDKIRVDYYGTPTPINQMAAVSVPEPRILMIAPWDVSQIKAIEKAILTSELGINPQNDGKSIRLVIPPLTEERRREIVKTLHKYAEEAKVSVRNIRRDAIEDFKKQQKSSEMTEDDYKICEKDIQELTDTYSDKITKVLEVKEKEILEV from the coding sequence ATGAAAGGCACTTATCCCGAAATCGAATCAAAGATGCAAAAAACGCTTTCTGCGCTCGAAACAGAGTTCGGCACTATCCGGGCGGGCAGGGCGAACCCCGCCGTTCTGGATAAGATAAGGGTGGATTATTACGGAACCCCCACTCCGATCAACCAGATGGCCGCGGTTTCCGTTCCGGAACCCCGCATCCTTATGATCGCCCCGTGGGACGTTTCCCAGATCAAAGCGATCGAGAAGGCGATACTGACTTCGGAGTTGGGCATCAACCCACAGAACGACGGGAAGAGCATCCGGCTTGTTATCCCGCCGCTGACCGAGGAGCGCCGCAGGGAAATCGTCAAGACTCTCCACAAATACGCTGAAGAAGCTAAGGTATCCGTCAGGAACATCCGCCGCGATGCGATCGAGGATTTCAAAAAGCAGCAGAAATCCAGCGAGATGACCGAGGACGATTATAAGATCTGTGAAAAGGACATTCAGGAGCTTACCGATACCTATTCCGATAAGATTACTAAGGTCCTCGAGGTCAAGGAAAAAGAGATATTAGAGGTCTGA
- a CDS encoding isoprenyl transferase, with amino-acid sequence MDGNGRWAKKRGLPRSLGHSKGAGVFRDIVIYCNELGVKYVTVYAFSTENWKRSRDEIDSIVNILRDYLKKGFIELKKNNIVIKFIGDISPFPQDVKDEIKQLEADSAANNGITLNIALNYGGRAELVHAFRSMLADVEAGKLSAEEITEDTVESYLYTAGQPSPDLIIRPSGELRLSNFMLWQAAYSEFWFDNVLWPDFDRKDLLRAFADFAERDRRYGGRK; translated from the coding sequence ATGGACGGAAACGGCCGCTGGGCAAAGAAACGCGGTTTGCCGAGAAGCCTCGGTCACAGTAAGGGTGCCGGGGTTTTTCGCGATATCGTTATATATTGCAACGAGCTCGGTGTCAAATACGTAACTGTCTACGCATTCTCAACGGAGAACTGGAAACGCTCGCGGGATGAGATTGATTCTATCGTAAATATTCTCCGCGATTATTTGAAGAAGGGCTTTATCGAACTGAAAAAAAACAATATCGTGATAAAGTTTATAGGCGATATTTCTCCGTTCCCTCAGGACGTGAAAGATGAAATTAAGCAACTTGAGGCGGACAGCGCCGCAAACAACGGTATCACGCTCAACATTGCCCTTAACTACGGCGGCCGAGCTGAGCTTGTTCATGCGTTCCGGAGTATGCTCGCCGACGTTGAAGCGGGTAAGCTGTCGGCTGAGGAAATAACGGAAGATACCGTTGAAAGCTATCTGTATACTGCGGGGCAGCCTTCTCCGGATTTGATTATTCGTCCGAGCGGAGAGTTGAGACTTTCAAACTTTATGCTTTGGCAGGCCGCGTATTCCGAGTTCTGGTTCGATAACGTGCTTTGGCCGGATTTCGACAGAAAAGACCTTCTTCGTGCTTTTGCAGACTTTGCGGAAAGAGACCGCAGATACGGGGGCAGAAAATGA
- a CDS encoding phosphatidate cytidylyltransferase encodes MKQRIFTASILILLAAPILIWSDTIVLNIAVALISAIGIYELLSATKYVQDHTLTVLSIIYSAAIPFLYLFPGDMRIGVFIGVAFVFVVALFMLLVFKNKKYRLEHISVAFLMATIIPVFLSSLIVLRRMPETMVVDARMSFVFMLLPIVCVILTDTFALFTGMLIGKHKLAPSVSPKKTVEGAIGGAVFGVLTFVVAGIISEKVTGVDVSLPLFAAAGLITSVIGQFGDLFMSVIKRHCDLKDFGNLMPGHGGILDRFDSLIFAAPTFLLFVYGLDYLGVHMIIH; translated from the coding sequence ATGAAGCAGAGGATTTTTACCGCTTCGATACTCATACTACTCGCCGCACCGATACTTATCTGGTCGGACACGATCGTGTTGAATATCGCCGTAGCGCTCATTTCCGCGATAGGAATATATGAGCTGCTTTCGGCTACGAAGTATGTTCAGGATCATACTCTTACGGTTCTGAGCATCATATACTCGGCCGCTATACCGTTTTTATATCTCTTCCCGGGGGATATGCGGATAGGCGTATTCATCGGCGTGGCATTTGTGTTCGTCGTAGCGTTGTTTATGCTTCTTGTTTTCAAAAATAAGAAATACCGTCTTGAACATATTTCGGTTGCGTTTTTGATGGCAACCATTATTCCCGTGTTCCTTTCGTCGCTGATCGTTCTGCGCAGAATGCCCGAAACCATGGTCGTTGATGCGCGTATGAGCTTTGTGTTCATGCTGCTGCCGATAGTATGCGTGATATTGACCGATACGTTTGCGCTTTTTACGGGGATGCTGATAGGGAAGCACAAGCTTGCTCCGTCAGTCAGCCCCAAGAAGACTGTTGAAGGAGCGATAGGCGGAGCCGTGTTCGGCGTGTTGACTTTCGTCGTTGCCGGAATCATATCCGAAAAGGTGACGGGAGTCGACGTCTCGCTGCCGTTGTTTGCCGCCGCCGGGCTGATAACGAGCGTGATAGGGCAGTTCGGAGACCTTTTCATGTCGGTCATCAAAAGACACTGCGATTTGAAGGACTTCGGCAATCTGATGCCGGGGCACGGAGGCATCCTCGACCGGTTTGACAGCTTGATATTTGCCGCGCCGACGTTCCTGCTTTTTGTTTACGGGCTGGATTATCTCGGCGTACATATGATAATTCATTAA
- a CDS encoding 1-deoxy-D-xylulose-5-phosphate reductoisomerase, translated as MNDNSVAVLGSTGSIGIQTLDVIRSLGMRITLLSAKSSVEALEKQIREFLPAAAVMTDPAAAEELKIRVADTGTKVYSGEDALCSCVRECDSQTVVNAVVGFAGLKPTVAAIEAGKRLALANKESLVAGGEYVIPLAKKRGVEIFPIDSEHSAIFQCMLASSDHDAEVDKIILTGSGGPFRGMKEFELRSVTPEQAVRHPNWNMGQKISVDSATLMNKGLEVIEAVRLFGVPTEKIEVVIHKESIIHSMVRFRDGAVIAQMSYPDMRLPISYALTYPSREFADYKPVDFATLGSLSFEEPDTATFKCLDYAYTALEMGGNATAVLNGANETAVERFLKHEIGFCDIPRCVETALLGAAPTDNDLDGIIDADMQGRRIASVVKRTW; from the coding sequence ATGAATGACAATTCGGTAGCCGTTCTCGGCTCGACAGGTTCAATAGGAATACAGACGCTTGACGTGATACGCTCGCTGGGCATGCGTATCACGCTTTTGTCGGCCAAAAGCAGCGTCGAAGCCCTGGAAAAGCAGATCAGGGAGTTTCTGCCCGCCGCCGCCGTCATGACTGATCCCGCCGCCGCGGAGGAACTGAAGATCCGCGTCGCCGACACCGGCACGAAGGTGTATTCCGGAGAAGATGCGCTTTGTTCATGCGTTCGTGAATGCGACTCGCAGACCGTGGTCAACGCCGTCGTCGGCTTTGCCGGTCTTAAACCGACCGTCGCGGCGATCGAAGCGGGAAAGCGGCTTGCTCTCGCGAACAAAGAGAGCCTCGTCGCCGGCGGCGAATACGTGATACCGCTTGCGAAAAAACGCGGGGTGGAGATTTTCCCGATAGACAGTGAACACAGCGCGATTTTCCAGTGTATGCTCGCTTCGTCCGATCATGATGCCGAGGTCGATAAAATAATTCTCACCGGCTCGGGAGGGCCTTTCAGGGGTATGAAGGAGTTTGAGCTTCGTTCCGTAACTCCGGAGCAGGCCGTCAGGCATCCGAACTGGAATATGGGGCAAAAGATCTCCGTTGATTCCGCGACGCTGATGAATAAAGGGCTTGAGGTGATCGAAGCCGTCCGGCTTTTCGGCGTTCCTACTGAAAAGATAGAAGTCGTTATCCATAAAGAGAGCATCATTCATTCGATGGTGCGCTTCAGAGACGGAGCCGTGATAGCGCAGATGTCCTATCCGGATATGCGCCTTCCGATAAGTTACGCGCTTACGTATCCGAGCAGAGAATTCGCGGATTATAAACCGGTCGATTTTGCGACTCTCGGCAGTCTCAGTTTTGAAGAGCCCGACACCGCGACCTTTAAGTGCCTTGACTATGCCTACACCGCGCTTGAAATGGGCGGCAACGCGACCGCCGTGCTGAACGGCGCGAATGAAACCGCCGTCGAGCGCTTTCTGAAGCATGAAATCGGTTTCTGCGATATTCCGCGCTGCGTGGAGACCGCGTTGCTCGGCGCCGCTCCGACAGATAACGATCTCGATGGTATCATAGACGCCGATATGCAGGGCAGAAGGATCGCGTCGGTTGTAAAAAGAACCTGGTGA
- a CDS encoding site-2 protease family protein — protein MNTFLGIVISIIAFAVMIFIHEFGHFITAKLFKVKVNKFALGMGPALFKFGKGETEYSLRLFPIGGYCAMEGEDGESEEPRAFVNQRPWKRLIILAAGATMNILLGLLIMSILVCQMPLLGTRIIANVPQTNEGVQNAIQIGDEIVKVNDRRVYIPRDLDYVLALDDDGKADFVIVRDGEKLELKDVQLYVYTDEDSGSKGTYLEYGPEAYQFLGKEKTFFGVIGYSISETVSTVRLVLYSFASLITGKIPIRSLGGPVAVTETVVKTVSSGWKTVLNLIGMISINLGVFNLLPLPALDGGRILFTLIEMIFRKPVSRKVEGIIHTVGFVLLIGLMILVFAKDIFSLFV, from the coding sequence ATGAATACTTTTTTAGGCATTGTAATTTCCATAATAGCTTTTGCCGTGATGATTTTCATCCATGAATTTGGTCACTTCATTACCGCGAAGCTGTTCAAAGTAAAGGTGAATAAGTTTGCGCTCGGTATGGGACCGGCGCTCTTCAAGTTCGGCAAGGGCGAGACCGAGTATTCGCTCCGGTTATTCCCGATCGGCGGTTACTGCGCCATGGAGGGCGAGGACGGCGAGAGCGAAGAGCCCCGCGCGTTCGTCAATCAGCGTCCGTGGAAGCGCCTTATCATTCTCGCCGCGGGCGCAACGATGAATATACTGCTCGGCTTGCTGATAATGTCAATTCTCGTCTGTCAGATGCCGCTTTTGGGCACGCGCATCATCGCCAACGTTCCGCAGACGAACGAGGGCGTTCAGAACGCGATTCAGATAGGCGACGAGATAGTTAAAGTCAATGACAGAAGAGTTTATATTCCCCGCGACCTCGATTACGTTCTCGCGCTTGACGACGACGGAAAAGCCGACTTCGTCATTGTCAGAGACGGCGAGAAGCTGGAGCTGAAGGACGTTCAGCTTTACGTTTATACCGACGAGGACTCCGGTTCGAAGGGAACGTATTTGGAGTACGGGCCTGAAGCGTATCAGTTCCTCGGTAAAGAGAAGACGTTTTTCGGCGTTATCGGTTACAGCATATCGGAAACCGTTTCAACGGTAAGGCTTGTTTTATACTCTTTCGCAAGCCTGATAACGGGCAAAATACCGATTCGTTCGCTTGGCGGCCCCGTCGCGGTCACCGAGACGGTCGTGAAGACGGTTTCGAGCGGTTGGAAAACGGTGCTTAACCTGATAGGAATGATAAGCATAAACCTCGGTGTGTTCAACCTGCTTCCGCTTCCGGCGCTTGACGGAGGCAGAATACTCTTTACGCTGATCGAGATGATCTTCCGCAAGCCGGTCAGCCGCAAGGTGGAGGGTATTATCCACACGGTCGGATTCGTTCTGCTCATTGGTCTTATGATACTTGTGTTTGCGAAGGATATCTTCTCGCTGTTCGTTTGA
- the ispG gene encoding flavodoxin-dependent (E)-4-hydroxy-3-methylbut-2-enyl-diphosphate synthase, whose translation MTRRVKVGNTFIGGGAPVSVQTMLDVPSYDVEGNVGQALAVQAAGADILRVAVPDKDALKTLEAVKKAVSIPVVADIHFDYKLAIESVDRGADKIRINPGNIGGAEKVRAVIAKCAANGVAVRVGVNSGSLEKELLSKYGAPTPEALCESALNAVSLLEELDFFNTVVSIKTSSVADTVKAYRLFSSQSDYPLHIGVTEAGTERTGVIRSSAALGSLLLDGIGDTLRVSLTASPVKEIQAGIEILKACGIRSGAQVISCPTCGRTRIDVKSLAEQTESMLAGCKKPVKVAVMGCVVNGPGEAREADFGITGGDGVGLVFKRGEIVEKVRESELLDALLKYIKEYETKDE comes from the coding sequence ATGACGCGCAGGGTTAAAGTCGGAAATACATTCATCGGCGGCGGTGCGCCGGTTTCAGTGCAGACGATGCTGGACGTTCCGTCATACGACGTTGAGGGCAACGTCGGGCAGGCGCTTGCGGTTCAGGCCGCAGGCGCTGACATTCTGCGCGTTGCCGTGCCGGATAAGGACGCGCTCAAAACGCTTGAGGCCGTCAAGAAGGCCGTTTCGATTCCGGTCGTGGCGGATATACACTTTGATTATAAGCTTGCGATCGAGTCCGTTGACCGCGGCGCCGACAAGATAAGGATCAACCCCGGAAATATCGGCGGAGCGGAAAAAGTCCGCGCCGTCATCGCCAAATGCGCCGCAAACGGCGTTGCGGTAAGAGTCGGTGTAAACTCCGGTTCGCTTGAAAAGGAACTGCTTTCAAAGTACGGAGCTCCGACGCCGGAGGCTTTGTGCGAAAGCGCGTTGAACGCGGTGAGTCTTCTTGAGGAGCTGGACTTTTTCAACACGGTTGTTTCAATTAAGACGTCGTCGGTAGCCGACACGGTCAAGGCGTATCGGCTCTTCTCATCTCAGTCTGATTATCCGCTTCATATCGGCGTCACCGAAGCGGGAACGGAGAGGACCGGCGTGATACGCAGTTCCGCCGCGCTCGGATCGCTTTTGCTTGACGGGATAGGGGATACGCTTCGCGTTTCTCTTACCGCTTCGCCCGTTAAGGAGATTCAGGCGGGAATTGAGATACTCAAGGCGTGCGGAATTCGCAGCGGAGCGCAGGTCATATCCTGTCCGACATGCGGCAGAACGCGAATCGACGTAAAATCTCTTGCCGAACAGACAGAGAGTATGCTTGCCGGCTGCAAAAAGCCCGTAAAAGTAGCCGTAATGGGCTGCGTGGTCAACGGCCCCGGGGAAGCCCGCGAGGCGGATTTCGGGATAACCGGAGGCGACGGAGTCGGGCTGGTTTTCAAAAGAGGCGAAATCGTTGAAAAGGTCAGGGAATCCGAGCTGCTTGACGCGCTTTTAAAATACATAAAGGAATACGAAACAAAAGATGAGTGA